The Tepidisphaeraceae bacterium genome includes a window with the following:
- a CDS encoding DUF420 domain-containing protein, translating into MSNAPLSGSPLEITAFKSVGLGKAIVAIVVLSAAVFGFLVWLIYYRRAGGAVPDFVASLAGVNAIFNSISATFIVLGYVAIRKRQYQRHTAMMLGALASSALFFVCYVVYHAFHGETRFLTQGWVRPIYFFVLISHIVLSGISVPLILLSFYSSLAGRLQLHRRTSKFTLPIWLYVSVTGVAVYFMLKFLNTPTA; encoded by the coding sequence ATGTCCAACGCTCCCCTGTCAGGTTCGCCGCTGGAGATCACGGCGTTTAAGTCGGTTGGGCTTGGGAAGGCGATCGTCGCGATCGTCGTCCTGAGCGCGGCGGTGTTTGGGTTCCTGGTGTGGCTGATCTACTACCGCCGCGCGGGGGGTGCGGTGCCGGATTTCGTGGCGTCGCTGGCTGGGGTGAACGCGATCTTCAACTCGATCAGCGCCACGTTCATCGTGTTGGGCTACGTCGCGATCCGCAAACGGCAATATCAACGGCACACCGCGATGATGCTCGGGGCGCTGGCGAGTTCGGCGTTGTTCTTCGTCTGCTATGTCGTCTACCACGCATTTCATGGTGAGACACGCTTCCTCACACAGGGGTGGGTCCGGCCGATCTACTTCTTCGTGCTGATCAGTCACATCGTGCTGTCGGGAATCTCGGTTCCGCTGATTCTGCTCAGCTTTTACAGTTCACTCGCGGGGCGGCTACAATTGCATCGGCGGACCTCGAAGTTCACGCTGCCCATCTGGCTGTACGTCAGCGTGACCGGCGTGGCGGTCTATTTCATGCTGAAGTTCCTGAACACGCCGACGG